One Glycine soja cultivar W05 chromosome 7, ASM419377v2, whole genome shotgun sequence genomic window, TATGTATTGTCTtcgcataaaagaaaaaagttatatttgcCTTGTAGGACATATGATATTTCTttgactaatttaaaatttattaataatagaaaCGGTCATTGTTGATTTTGCTTATCATATACTATCTCTCgtactatatataaaaataaaaaaatacttaattcatcaaaatcaataaaaaatagttaaattagttaattttaattaataatataaaaaattaattttatttcaaaattattcataaCATTAAATGGTTTAAgtgacttttgtttttttaaaataattttttagtcaaTAAGCATaccttattttattaataatccaATAAATGCATTTACTTTCATAAAAAATGAGTATGTATCATTAATAAATcacaattaatgataaaaaaagaaatttagcAATTAAATTCCCCCaccaacacatttttttcatgatTCCATCCTTGTACGCTAATGAGGTGGGAAAATTACATTCCTATGGAAATGTGagaagttattttttaactttgtcataattttcatttttttattttttatttaaaaactttaaatgtATTtctagaaatgttaaaagttaaCCAAACACACTTTTTATATATGCTAAGGAGTAACATTCATGGCTATAATATTCTTAGAAATATGATTCCTTGAAATCCAAAATAATTATGTGAAGCAAACACTCCttatatatagtttatttttaatttcattattaaaatatatttcaagaagaataataattaaaaataatgtaaatcaTTGGTAGATACTTAAATTTTACAGATTGTTGATATGATCTAATCAAATTtatcagtaaaaaaattaattataatataaatacataATCATTGACATTTTTATAGAACAATGATTGACTTAATtagatataaataattaattatattaatattattttttacagactattttagatattatttaatgacattaaaacaaaaaataaaattgttttcaagTTCAATACTAATTATAgctattgattaaaattaacattatatggttggttataacttttcccaattcaattgagagattgtattttttatataaactccGGAAGAATGTTGTGAGTTAAgattatacatacatacatacatagtTCATATCCTATGATGTCATGCAAACATGTTTAACTTCATAAATAGGCAAGGCAACAGGGTGGGGTGGGGACGAGCTTAGTCTCTGTGCCCTCCAACTCCCGAAATCCTTTCTGCACCTGCCCCTGCCCTCGATCCTCAGAGGTCCAAAAATTAGACCATCCCCGCCCCTGCTTGAGGATTGGGTTTCGCCACCTCGTCCCATATTAACTCCTTGACAAGTGTATCAATCCATCCATGTAGTATTAAAATGGTAAGATAGAGTGTTGAGTCTACATAGACTTTGATTGTACTCGGAGTTTGTATAtatctaattttaagtgaataaaTGATTAAACTAAATATTTGTCAAGTGATAATGAGGAATTATAAAGTTCAACCAAAATAAAGGATAACAAGGCAGAGGACATGCAAAAGACAACAAAACAAACGCTTGGAGGTGTAAATTATCGTTTGATGCAgatgttagattttttttttaccatttaacTTTATTTCAACTATTGCATTCGTTAGCTAAACTACCCTAACCATGATTTCTCATGTGAAAGAGTCTAAATTACCTAATTTCACTCATAATCCCTTAAAAGCTACACCAAATAATTTGCGTAAAGAATAAAGATGCATAAACAAGGCTAAATAACACCATTTTATCCCTAGACATTGATTGCCTAGAAGCTCCTTCAAGTTCTTAGGGTGCAAACATTTTCCAATGATTAAAACTCTGTAACATACATGCAAATGAGTGATCAAACCATAAACAAGACAATAAACTTAGAAAGgaagcaataatattaaaataacattaaagggATAGTAAATGTCATTACATTAAGAGTGTTTGGTTGTCAAGCACCCAACAAGAGGTAATTTAGTCTACCATAATCATGAGAGGCTAAAAAGTTGAAGatgaaacaaagaaaatggaagaaaatgaaagaagaagagCTCCAAATGAGTggtattctttttctctttgtgcCTTACTGTAAAACACAGTGCCCTCCTTTTGTACTCTCCAAAAGGCTGCACAATCATGATTTTCAAAAATGATTGTGCACTAAGCCTGCATGTGCGCGTTAGGCACATATGCAAAGTTCAACTGGCTTAAGTGACCATGCACTAAGCATCCAAATGCGTGCTTGGTGCACATGGATGATACAACTGGTTCAGTTTGGCTTCTCGCACTAAGCGTGCACTGGTGCAATGAGCGTGCTGCTCTAATTCTTCAACATCTTCCAGACCTTTTGTTGTGtcaaactttacaaaaaaaatagaaccaaaACACTATGAATTCACTAACTTTAGCATTCTTCGGATaaaaactcataaaaaaaacctaaattCCTATCATTTTAGATCAAAAGAagcattaaaagaaaataacttaGATAGTTTCTATGTGATTTAAATGTACAAATTAAGTATGCATAACAATTATCAAActatcttgtttttttattcatgaaaaatggagaaaacaagacaaattttttttatcttatttatttttggatagTTTAAAGAAATAGTGATCATGGCACCTTATTTATCAAGATTGAAATTTCAAGTGCTTAGCtacaaattaagtaaaaattgttggccttcatttatattttgagCTCAACATGAAATTAAGTAAGAATTGTACACAATATAAGAAAAAGACTAATTTCATacataaaacaaacattaatcCATTAAAATTAGGGGCAGAGACCAACATATTTGACCCCATCCCCGAACTCGACTTTCTCAATCGAAAAAAATCTGAACTCGACATTGATCCTAATCAACTCAGTTTTTTCTCGTCAAAGTCGGGATAGGTCCGGGATCAGTCCCCATGGGGACAGATACACTTGTCATGCCTATTCGTAAATATGATGCAAATATGAAGAGAACAATCTTTTGtgcaaacataaaaacatataataaacattattgatgaataaaaacaacttataatgatattaaaattaaagaataaatactaattaaaaaatagaaaaatgtttgatcatgttttctttttcctcttcataTTGATCATATAAGTGAGAAATGACTCACAATATTGTTACGATTATATGTTATAAAAACTAGACTCatatttataatgattataGGATtaggttaattattttatatttttatcttttttaaatgttaataaatatgtaatatataatttataaaaaaaatttataagttactttaataaactatattatgtttgtttacTAAGGCTTTTGAAGAGTTTTAAACTCTTTTGACCATCTTATAAGCAACTCAAGCTTATTTTAGTAGTTTACTTTTCATAAACTACATCAAGTAGCTTATTTTCATAAGAAAGTtactagtttttctttcttctcaattttattcttaCTCCTTTATTAGGAATtgctttttttatccttttattcaatttaaaaatcattgacctattttaaaattcttataaaCACTAAATGACATATTTAGAGCATTTCCCAGGTGTTTTTTTTAAGGGTTTCTTTAAGTGAAAAATTGTTTattaccattttttttcctattggaGCATATCTTCGTGATAAGGagagtttcttaaaaaataagatttgtaTCTTTTGAAAGAAACTTTTTCTTTgcaatacaaaataatatttacctAACACATAACAACACCATAATTAagtgggaaaaaaaatataaaagtgttaGTTTCTTGAAGTTTcctaaaatttatgatcattagAGTAAAATTGTATATGAATTTCTTACGAGAACAAAGACTCTCGAGATCACAAAAAGTATGATGGGaccacaaaaaataacttagGAAACTTACTTAAGAAATTCACATTGGAGATACTCTAATTTTCAGTTATTATGAAACttgtaattctattttttttaactttgtttaatgctaaactatttaatttaatgaattaatatatattttattttaattaaaaatatgtggTTACTAAACAAaagttcataaaaaaatcaaaattaaagaagaaaaatatttttatttttttaaaaaataaaattattaataaaaattaaatattataaaaatgattttaaacaatataatttaatttagtttaattctactcttttgaaatgaaagaaaaaattgatttaaaacaatattagtttaataaaaatttgattttaagcaATATAAGCAAAATCACCCTATCTTTgttattcttttataataaaattattgtccTACTTTATAAGATgataagttattaaaaataaatttaaatatatttttttatgtaatttgatatgcataaattaatttatcagaTAACCTTATTAAACATAAGTGGACCACGAGTCATCACATAAGACAATTTTACACTACATCTTAACCCAACATCTTAAGGCTCAAGTTTATGGGTCTTCTATTTACGAAACtctcaacttttttattttcattcgaTGTAAGACTTTACCTTAAACTTGTAACTCAACACCTTGCTAACTTTTATCTTCCATTATCCTTCATGTTAAGTGGAGTCAtggtttcattttcatttttattaaaaaagatcaGGAAAAATCTTCAAAGGATAAATTTAAGTGTGATGTTAACCCCATGACAAATTagtgaataataaataattaatgtttgttAGGTCCGCAagtaataagtaattaaacaaATCATGTGGGTAAAGATTCATTAATTATATTCCTCGATGATCACttgatattaattaattctgTTCTAACTTATTGTTTGACCCGAGGAATAATGTATATACCAAAAGTCTAGGTGTGCAAAAGGACTGTGTAAATGGGGGCTGATGTGAAGTAAATACTAACAGGAACTGAATGGCAGATTACAAATGCAGAATCCGGATAAGTATGAAGAGACAGCCGTCTTAATTTTGGTCTAAAGCCTATCTTGCCAAGTCAACAGTGATGGGAGGTGAACATGTTGGTTTTAAGAagataacaacaaaaaatgggGTGAGGGTGTTTGTTGCAATTTAGAGTGAAGTTTGTTTTGAATGTTAATTGCAAGACCATACAAACAGATACGGATGgttttgcttccattttggcAAAATTGGTGGGGTTATGGTATACCTGACCAGCTAACAACTTCCACTTTCAGTTTAGAAACTTGACAGAGACTTGTGAGCTAGGTACCTGTGTGCTTGAGTCTTTGAACTTCCAAGTTTTTATTATTAGGTAAGAGATCTCATATATCTTCCACAAATACTAATTCTATTGGGTAAAGTATATTATGAGCAAtaaaaatttttctttaaatattaaacTCACTTACATCCTTAAATATACTTAAATATTGAGTTTGAAAtcactaattaaatttaaataatttcacgTTAATTGTTGATCCacaacacttgtgcttgagtccTTGAATttgttcaaatttttattattagataaGAAATCTTATATATCTTCCACGAAATACTTTTTCAGGCTAGTAAAGTTTGTTAGAGTGATAAAATTtcctcttcaaatattaaacaCACTTACATACTCGAATATCGAATTTGAGatcactaattaaattaaaataatttcacgcTAGTTGATGCACATATATAAAGTAATCAACATTCCCAAGTTAATTGATTACTAGGCTTCTCCCCAACTACTACCTCCGAACATGTGTCCCCAAATCTCAATCCATATCTCAATCCATATTGGGAATACATATACCAATCTATCAAGCATCAACTTAACTTTAAGACCCTTCAAGTCCATATTCTTCCTCCTTATTCATGCATGCTAGCTCTAAGAGACAAGGAAACACCGTGGTCAAAAGTGGGTCAAATAAGGAAGATTGAGTTggagtgaagaagcaaaagtgGCTTTAAAAGGTTCACAAGCTcttatcattttcctgaaattgGAGAACCCACATTGCCCATCCTCTTTTGATCATGCTCTGGCCCATTCAAGCTGTCCTCATCTTCTACCAATTTCATGGATGCAATGCATCTAACCCCTCCTTCCCCTTTCATTAAACAATAACAACAAAGGTGCTATAATCTCATTAGTATTTTCTCTCTTCAATCATTCACTTAATGAATTGGCAACATCCACAAGATTTTATGAATTCATTGGTTTAAGTGGGTTCCATGGACACTGCTCCCCTTGGATTTGCCTTGTGCTTTGTCATGTTACTACAATCTGTTGCACTCACGCCCGATAAGCAATTCCTTTGTTTTACCGACAAACAAGATTTTTAAACTACTTGTTGACAAACCATGACCTCTGGCTCAATTGACAATACTTTTATGTGAGCATAAAACATCAagtgaaaattactattttccttcctttttatATCATAATCAACAAATTGCATAAAATCCAAATGATATCAGATGATATTCAAGCTTCTATGAAATACTCCTGCCTCTTAATTAACATGGGTCAACCAAAAGAGAGACCAAGAAAGATATTGCAGGAAATTGTTAAGACAAATCTCATGATTAATACCAATATTATGCTAGTTCGAGTAGAATTAAATTCacatttgttaaataaaatatagcgttcaagttttatgatgaaaaaagaaaaatattaattgaaaggaaaaatttcACAAAAACTAATCAATTATATTGCAGGAAAAACTTACAtatttaccaaaaataaaataaaaaactcatgATAGATCATTTGTCTTCAAGATAGTCTTTGGCTGAGTCAAATGGTTTTGTGCGATTCATTTAATCAACTTCACATAACtagataagacctttttgttgtTTGCGCTAATAGGGGTCCACCATCCCTTAGTTTAATGGTTCCAATTTCATTAACAAGACCTTGTAGCCAGGTTCATCTTATCAAAAGCCTAATGTAGGGATTAGTCGACATACCTCAAGTGAATAGAGACACCtccttaaaacaaattaaaaagaaaaacaccgttgattttgcaacaaaaaagaaatacttgttaataatattgttgtTGCCGTAGGTCCTACGAGACATGGAGCTCCTAGTTGATTCATGATCGCAACAATTCAATCTGGGTCCATTTGTGGAACTTGGTAGAACAAACGGAATCACATGAATAGTTTTCCACAGTAGTTTTTGCAAGTAAAATATTTGCCAAGAATTTTAGCAAGATTTGGAATTAGTTATGTGggatttatttaaataagatttttattcTCAACCACCAAAAAGAGAGACATATACGAATAACCAGCCAAATTCATATTCAACTTAGAATCTCAAAGTTCAGATTGACAAGTTACAGATAGACATCTATGGCAATTGAAAAGAAACTAATACTTTGGACTCAAATgctgaaatttgaaattaaagtcTTGGGATGGGTTGTTGCCTTCGATGTAagcaaaatcattgtttttgcCACCATAATAACCCAAGTTTCATTGTTAAAGAAAATGGAGAAAGTGAATAGAGGGGTAAATGTTTTCATCAAATTCAATAACTTTTAGAATGTCTATACTGAAAATTAATAATCAGAATTAATAAAATTCGAGAACAATTTTATTCCCAAAATCATAAAAAGATATGCGCCTTTTCCATGTGGAAAATGAAAGAATCTTTGTACTCCCATGAACTTTTAAACTTTGAAGTATAAATGTATCCAGCACGATTGATCTTGAATGAATAACCATACTATATAATTCTTGCTGAATAATACATTATTGCTACAACACATGGTGGCTAATATTATATTCCAAACACATCAAACAAATAGTTTTTAGGTTCAAGATTTTACATGCACAGTGGCAATTAATTCCAATTattgtttgattaattaataactaCTATCTAGCCTAGAGTGCACATGCTTCGGTCGTAGACAGAAATACATCAtacgttttttttctttttatttatttttcctttatgctTAGTATTGGTGTCTGTGTATTTGGCCATAAATTGTCAAATCTTCAAGTACTGCAACCAACCAAaccattccaaaaaaaaaaaaaaaatgaaatatagccttttttttattaacttccATTTCATTTCTACACGTCTGAAGGATTGTACAAGCAAGAATGTCCACTTGCATGTGCTGGTAGCACATAGTGGAAACAAATTGAtcttttaaactttgaaaaattaaagtaaaagagCAGATGAAGTGTGATCTCATGTCTTGTATAGCTGCTGAGTTAAAACATCCAAAACTGAAGTCAAAGGGGCCATGCTGGTTGGAAGAAAGAAACTCCTCCATACCCTTCTTTCTTATACTTTCCTAGCTCTTTTGCCTCGGATGCCCTTGCTCTCTGCCACAAATcaactaaataaattaatataagctTCTTTGAATTTGATCTTCAAATGGTAATTACTCATACCCTTGTCTACTATCTAGCATATTTCATATTCAGTTATTCACCACCTCTTATATTTATTCTTATCCATCACAATAATTACCATATAGTAGTATATGAATTGAGAGGTTTTCATGCCTTATTAATTAAATACCACACAAAATGAGAAACCAAcatataactctttttttttttttacattaaataagACCATGAATTTTTTTAGAAGTAGGTACCTGCATTGTTTCCAAAGCATCTGTCTCGGAATTGAAGTCATAAAAGGTACTTGCTGCAGTAAGCTTCAAAGAAAGGAACTGCAAAAGCCAGACGTGAATTGGTATTAATATTAAGAAGGCTATGCTAAAACTTAAAAAAGTATCTTTTCCTGACAAAAAATAAGCActatcttcttctcttctttttgacTTCTGATCCCTTACCTCTACTTGATGCTGCAAGGACTGCACATAGTTTATGATTTCATCCAACATTACTGCCATACCCATGGTCTGCAACCAttaatgaaaatcaaaatataagaatttgGTTCCATGAAGTTAGACTTAGACAAATTGGAGATTAAGGAAACATGTCTCTAccttgtaacatcctggaacaATGTTCTGTAAGCACCTTAATTTCTCATTGATTTTCCCTCTTCTAACCTGATCAACAATAAACGACATACAAATATGTATTAGTCCACGTTCATCACAATCAAAGAGACAAGAAAAATAACCAAAGTGATTGAGTATATTCATATCttattgttttatcttttatgtTTGTGTAGGATATTTAACAATCTTGGCTTGAAGAAAGGTGAGTTAGGaaaaatatatacacacaccCTTTCTGCTAAACTGTGACTATCAGTAGCTTGACCTCTTCTGGCTCTGACATGAACCACTTCCTTTGCTTTCTCCTCTTCTGTTACATTGCTTTTTACTCTCTTCCCTCTTCCAGAACTCTGAAATTAttcacagaaaaataaaaaatcaatttgtgtCTTGCATGATACAGAACATGGTGCATGGCCAAAAATAATTGGAGAAAAAAATAGTAGAAGGAATTTACATGTTTGATCTTGCTTCCACTTTCAGAAACTGCAGGAGTTGAGTTAGCTGAACTTGTCTCAGGAAGATCCATTGATTTCCTCTTTTTACCTTCATGGATCTCATTTTCTGCTTGGAAAATGGGGAGGGAAATAGGAAGTGCATTGTGGTTGACATGGGCAGGGAAATTTTCTTCCAAGTTTCCTGGACACTCAGGCTCTTGAGGGCCCAAAAAGGTGTCACAGGAGAAAGGCACCAAGTTGTGCATAGGAATCAAGTTTGAGTTTTCTAGGACATGTTGGTTCATCCCTAAGAACTGGTTTAGGAGTTCCATGCTTGGATCAATCTCTAAGAATGGAAACTGGGAGGGTCTAATATTGCTTTGCAATTGCATATTTTCTGTGAATTCAGCCATGTGATTTTAAAATGAGAGAAGTTGAGTTGTGTTTATGAGGTGTTTTAACTATGGTATTTGGATAATGTGGGTTACACTTGTTCTATTTATACTGTGGAATTATGGCTACATTGGTGAATAGGACCATTCTGAGGTGGCCACGTGGCACCTCAAGCTTCTGTAGTTTTTGTTCCCTTAGTTGGCCCCTTGCACAGGGAAAAATGTCCAATATCAATAAGGGCCCATGTTTTGTGAGAAAAAGCACGCCTAGTTTGGGAGCTTTTAGACTTTTTTAATTTGT contains:
- the LOC114418616 gene encoding transcription factor BEE 1-like isoform X1; this translates as MAEFTENMQLQSNIRPSQFPFLEIDPSMELLNQFLGMNQHVLENSNLIPMHNLVPFSCDTFLGPQEPECPGNLEENFPAHVNHNALPISLPIFQAENEIHEGKKRKSMDLPETSSANSTPAVSESGSKIKHSSGRGKRVKSNVTEEEKAKEVVHVRARRGQATDSHSLAERVRRGKINEKLRCLQNIVPGCYKTMGMAVMLDEIINYVQSLQHQVEFLSLKLTAASTFYDFNSETDALETMQRARASEAKELGKYKKEGYGGVSFFQPAWPL
- the LOC114418616 gene encoding transcription factor BEE 1-like isoform X2, producing MAEFTENMQLQSNIRPSQFPFLEIDPSMELLNQFLGMNQHVLENSNLIPMHNLVPFSCDTFLGPQEPECPGNLEENFPAHVNHNALPISLPIFQAENEIHEGKKRKSMDLPETSSANSTPAVSESGSKIKHSSGRGKRVKSNVTEEEKAKEVVHVRARRGQATDSHSLAERVRRGKINEKLRCLQNIVPGCYKTMGMAVMLDEIINYVQSLQHQVEFLSLKLTAASTFYDFNSETDALETMQLICGREQGHPRQKS